A genome region from Salvelinus alpinus chromosome 26, SLU_Salpinus.1, whole genome shotgun sequence includes the following:
- the LOC139554839 gene encoding LIX1-like protein encodes MESIRPQRLQPGIGFGAGSTGTLRSSLRPGVTMPTAPLLPPPASLCASSGPPPPLQLHSLHGTIGSAGLGTGMAGFGLCNPGNPAVLKEAVEAVVRSFAKHTQGYGRVNVVEALQEFWQMKQSRGADLRNGALVVYEMVPSNNPPYVCYVSLPGGSCFGSFQFCPTKAEARRSAAKIALMNSVFNEHPSRRITDDFIEKSVCEALASFNGNREEADNPSTGIGAFRFMLESNKGKSMLEFQELMTVFQLLHWNGSLKAMRERQCSRQEVLAHYSHRALDDDMRTQMAADWVNREQGLAGTIAQEVAATDRELEEARLSGQELRFHKEKKDILMLAVGQLGAANNATLPSTC; translated from the exons ATGGAATCTATCCGCCCTCAGCGACTTCAACCAGGGATAGGATTTGGAGCTGGATCGACTGGGACCCTACGGTCTTCTCTCCGGCCCGGGGTTACAATGCCAACCGCACCTCTACTGCCTCCCCCGGCTTCTTTATGTGCTTCCTCTGGGCCGCCTCCGCCGCTTCAACTGCACAGTCTTCACGGCACTATTGGGAGTGCGGGGCTCGGAACAGGGATGGCTGGATTCGGTCTATGTAATCCAGGGAACCCGGCGGTCTTGAAGGAGGCGGTGGAGGCTGTTGTTCGGAGTTTTGCGAAGCATACGCAGGGCTATGGCAGAG TGAATGTGGTGGAAGCCTTGCAAGAGTTCTGGCAGATGAAGCAGTCAAGAGGGGCAGACCTCAGGAATGGGGCGCTGGTAGTGTACGAGATGGTCCCATCAAACAACCCACCCTATGTTTGCTACGTCAGTCTTCCAGGGGGAAGCTGCTTTGGGAGTTTCCAG TTTTGTCCAACCAAGGCTGAGGCAAGACGTAGTGCTGCCAAAATCGCTCTGATGAACTCGGTTTTCAACGAGCATCCTTCCCGCCGCATCACAGATGACTTCATTGAGAAGAGTGTATGTGAGGCGCTGGCCTCCTTTAAT GGAAACCGAGAAGAGGCAGACAACCCCAGCACAGGTATCGGGGCGTTTCGCTTCATGCTTGAGTCCAACAAAGGAAAGTCAATGCTGGAGTTTCAG GAATTGATGACAGTCTTTCAGCTGCTGCACTGGAATGGAAGCCTGAAGGCcatgagagagagacaatgcTCCCGTCAA GAAGTGCTGGCTCACTACTCCCATCGGGCGCTGGATGATGACATGCGTACCCAAATGGCTGCTGATTGGGTGAACCGGGAGCAAGGCTTGGCTGGCACCATCGCCCAGGAGGTGGCGGCAACAGATCGAGAACTTGAGGAGGCCAGGCTGTCCGGCCAGGAGCTGCGCTTCCACAAGGAAAAGAAGGACATCCTGATGCTGGCTGTTGGCCAACTGGGTGCAGCCAACAATGCCACCCTGCCTTCAACCTGCTAG
- the LOC139554306 gene encoding type-4 ice-structuring protein-like encodes MKFSLAALVVVLALAHFNQAAQSPEVETLAQYFQDLSAQLTSTTQELVQKIQSETFVEDGKAQLQQIQAQLKPLAENMQAQLKPLVDNFQAQMEDLLRKLMDQTKSLGQ; translated from the exons ATGAAGTTCTCCCTTGCCGCCCTAGTTGTCGTGCTCGCTCTGGCACACTTTAA CCAAGCAGCACAGTCCCCCGAGGTTGAGACGCTGGCACAGTATTTCCAGGATCTGTCAGCTCAGCTGACCTCCACCACTCAGGAGCTAGTGCAGAAGATCCAGTCAGA GACGTTCGTAGAGGATGGAAAGGCCCAGCTGCAGCAGATCCAGGCCCAGCTGAAGCCCCTGGCTGAGAACATGCAGGCCCAGCTTAAGCCTCTGGTCGACAACTTCCAGGCTCAGATGGAAGACCTCTTACGCAAGCTGATGGACCAGACCAAGTCCCTCGGCCAATAA